A window of Acinonyx jubatus isolate Ajub_Pintada_27869175 chromosome E4, VMU_Ajub_asm_v1.0, whole genome shotgun sequence contains these coding sequences:
- the LOC106981540 gene encoding G patch domain-containing protein 4 — protein sequence MSVTPEIKSRGMKFAEEQLLKHGWTQGKGLGRKENGITQALRVTLKQDTHGVGHDPAKEFTDHWWNELFNKTAAGLVVETGQDGVRIRHLSKETTRRNRPKPNLLYQKFVKTATLTSGGEQPDKDVESHSDDDSQGSKPPKILTDEMLLQACEGRTAHKAARLGITMKAKLARLEAQEQAFLAHLKGQDPGTSQLQSESKPRKKKKKKRKQEGEEEATATDGDAEEECPEDPGQSTRRSQKKKRQQREKAVADETGGTAVGGGDGEATGTSELEEWKNGEQTDEPFGKRKKRRHRAEKVGVSGGTGGIGPEQAESGVHVEPGSRREQRRQQQDLGAEATVRAAEDSGAQELASRRHGDGKSRRSKKKRQWPQEEEDVREGGRAGVSPDGRTRKEKQKKD from the exons ATGAGTGTCACGCCAGAGATTAAGAGTCGTGGGATGAAGTTTGCCGAGGAGCAGCTGCTGAAGCATGGATGGACCCAAG GCAAAGGTCTGGGCCGGAAGGAGAATGGCATCACCCAGGCCCTCAGGGTGACGCTGAAACAGGACACTCATGGG GTGGGACATGACCCTGCCAAGGAGTTCACGGACCACTGGTGGAATGAGCTCTTCAACAAGACTGCAGCCGGCCTGGTTGTGGAGACTGGGCAG GATGGAGTCCGGATAAGGCATCTTTCTAAGGAGACTACCCGTCGTAATCGTCCCAAGCCCAACTTGCTGTATCAGAAGTTTGTAAAG ACGGCCACGTTGACGTCAGGTGGTGAACAGCCAGACAAAGACGTGGAGAGCCACAGTGATGATGACAGCCAGGGGTCCAAGCCTCCAAAGAT tctGACCGATGAGATGCTGCTCCAAGCCTGTGAGGGGCGAACAGCACACAA GGCTGCTCGTCTTGGGATCACGATGAAGGCTAAGCTCGCTCGGTTGGAGGCCCAAGAACAGGCCTTCCTGGCTCATCTCAAAGGCCAGGACCCCGGGACCTCTCAACTACAGTCTGAGAGCAAGCCccgcaaaaagaagaaaaagaaaagaaagcaggaaggggaggaagaggctACAGCAACTGATGGGGATGCAGAAGAGGAGTGCCCAGAGGACCCAGGCCAGAGCACCAggagaagccagaagaaaaaaaggcaacagCGAGAAAAGGCGGTTGCAGATGAGACAGGGGGCACAGCTGTCGGAGGCGGGGACGGGGAGGCCACAGGAACAAGTGAGCTGGAAGAGTGGAAGAACGGGGAGCAAACGGATGAGCCCTTCGGGAAAAGGAAGAAGCGGCGGCACCGAGCAGAGAAGGTGGGGGTGTCGGGTGGAACAGGAGGCATTGGGCCGGAGCAGGCGGAGAGCGGGGTGCACGTGGAGCCGGGCAGCAGACGCGAGCAGAGGCGGCAGCAGCAAGACTTGGGCGCAGAAGCCACGGTCCGGGCTGCCGAAGACAGCGGGGCCCAGGAGTTAGCAAGCAGAAGGCATGGTGACGGGAAAAGCAggagaagcaagaagaaaaggcagtggccccaggaggaggaggatgtaagggaggggggcagagctgGAGTCAGCCCTGATGGGAGaacaaggaaggagaaacagaagaaagactgA
- the HAPLN2 gene encoding hyaluronan and proteoglycan link protein 2, with protein MPGLLSLPTFCHFLLPWALAIFHKALGDLAPHPGPHYLLPPIHEVIHSRRGATATLPCVLGAPPPSYKVRWSKVEPGELRETLILITNGLHARGYGPLGGRARMRRGHRLDASLVIADVRLEDEGRYRCELINGIEDESVALTLRLEGVVFPYQPSRGRYQFNYYEAKQACEEQDGRLATYAQLYQAWTEGLDWCNAGWLLEGSVRYPVLTARAPCGGPGRPGIRSYGPRDRKRDRYDAFCFTSVTAGHVFFVPGRLTLSEAHAACRRRGATVAKVGHLYAAWKFSGLDQCDGGWLADGSVRFPITSPRPRCGGLPDPGVRSFGFPRAQQAAFGTYCYSE; from the exons ATGCCAGGCCTGCTTAGTCTCCCAACATTCTGCCACTTCCTTCTCCCCTGGGCCCTCGCCATCTTCCACAAAGCGCTGGGGGACCTAG caccccaccccggcccccactACCTCCTGCCCCCCATCCACGAGGTCATTCACTCTCGTCGTGGGGCCACGGCCACGCTGCCTTGCGTCCTGGGCGCCCCGCCTCCCAGCTACAAGGTCCGCTGGAGCAAAGTGGAGCCCGGGGAGCTCCGGGAAACGCTGATCCTCATCACCAACGGCCTGCACGCCCGGGGCTACGGGCCCCTGGGGGGGCGCGCCAGGATGCGGAGGGGGCATCGGCTGGACGCCTCCCTGGTCATCGCGGACGTGCGCCTGGAGGACGAGGGCAGGTACCGCTGTGAACTCATCAACGGCATCGAGGACGAGAGCGTGGCGCTGACCCTGCGCCTGGAGG GTGTGGTGTTCCCGTACCAGCCCAGCCGGGGCCGGTACCAGTTCAATTACTACGAGGCGAAACAGGCGTGCGAGGAGCAGGACGGGCGTCTGGCCACCTACGCCCAGCTGTACCAGG CGTGGACCGAGGGCCTGGACTGGTGCAACGCGGGCTGGCTGCTCGAGGGCTCCGTGCGCTACCCCGTGCTCACCGCGCGCGCCCCGTGCGGTGGCCCGGGGCGGCCCGGGATCCGCAGCTACGGGCCCCGCGACCGGAAGCGCGACCGCTACGACGCCTTCTGCTTCACTTCGGTGACTGCAG GCCACGTGTTCTTCGTGCCCGGGCGGCTGACGCTGTCTGAAGCGCACGCGGCGTGCCGGCGGCGCGGGGCCACGGTGGCCAAGGTCGGGCACCTCTACGCCGCCTGGAAGTTCTCGGGGCTGGACCAGTGCGACGGCGGCTGGCTGGCGGACGGCAGCGTGCGCTTCCCCATCACTTCGCCGCGGCCGCGCTGCGGGGGCCTCCCCGACCCCGGCGTGCGCAGCTT